The following are encoded in a window of Candidatus Omnitrophota bacterium genomic DNA:
- a CDS encoding glycosyltransferase, which produces MTDGKITIESYRNVAPPGTVDFIFNLAKNLKGRSMLHVNSTRFGGGVAEMLHRLVPIFKDLGIKTRWDVLEGSELFYKTTKSFHNALQGDRQVITPEMFEEFKIMNTKNASNLSLDADFVVIHDPQPAAFIDHKPDGKKWVWRCHIDISRPQRLVWNFLKGYVSKYDGAIFSLPGFAQKLPIPQFLIYPSIDPLSDKNKELEGSVIDAELEKYGIPRDRPMILQVSRFDKFKDPLGVIEAYKMVKKYNDCILVLAGGGATDDPEGAQVLHDIREIASHDEDIYLLDLPPDANITINALQRSAAIILQKSTKEGFGLTVAEAMWKGKPVIGGAVGGITVQIVYGRTGYTVNSVEGCAYRMRYLLNNPQLAAKIGENGIDYARRNFLVTRHICDYLALMSTMLLKG; this is translated from the coding sequence ATGACCGACGGAAAGATCACAATAGAATCCTACCGTAACGTTGCTCCTCCCGGGACGGTTGATTTTATCTTCAACCTGGCAAAGAACCTCAAGGGAAGGTCCATGCTTCACGTCAATTCAACCCGTTTCGGAGGAGGCGTGGCCGAGATGCTTCACCGGCTGGTCCCGATATTCAAAGACCTGGGGATCAAGACCAGGTGGGACGTACTGGAAGGAAGCGAATTATTCTATAAAACCACCAAGAGCTTCCATAACGCCCTGCAGGGGGACAGGCAGGTGATAACCCCGGAGATGTTCGAGGAATTCAAGATCATGAATACTAAGAACGCCTCGAACCTTTCACTGGATGCGGATTTCGTGGTGATACACGACCCTCAGCCGGCGGCTTTCATCGATCACAAGCCCGACGGGAAAAAGTGGGTCTGGAGATGCCATATTGATATATCAAGGCCCCAGAGACTGGTCTGGAATTTTCTGAAGGGTTACGTTTCCAAGTATGACGGGGCGATATTCTCGCTTCCGGGCTTCGCCCAGAAGCTTCCCATCCCGCAGTTTCTGATATACCCTTCGATAGACCCCTTAAGCGACAAGAACAAGGAACTGGAAGGGAGCGTTATAGACGCAGAACTTGAAAAATATGGTATCCCCCGGGACAGACCTATGATACTGCAGGTGTCGCGCTTTGACAAGTTCAAGGACCCGCTCGGGGTGATAGAAGCCTATAAGATGGTGAAAAAATACAACGATTGCATACTTGTCCTGGCCGGTGGCGGGGCTACAGACGACCCCGAAGGGGCCCAGGTCCTTCACGATATCAGGGAGATCGCCTCGCATGACGAGGATATATATTTACTGGACCTTCCCCCGGATGCCAATATAACCATTAACGCGCTCCAGCGTTCGGCGGCCATAATTCTTCAGAAATCCACCAAGGAGGGGTTCGGGCTTACCGTTGCCGAGGCCATGTGGAAAGGAAAGCCCGTTATAGGAGGCGCGGTCGGCGGGATAACCGTCCAGATAGTTTACGGAAGGACCGGATATACGGTCAATTCCGTCGAAGGGTGCGCTTACCGGATGAGGTATCTATTGAACAATCCACAACTGGCGGCGAAGATAGGCGAGAACGGCATAGATTACGCTAGGAGGAATTTTCTGGTGACTCGCCATATCTGCGATTATCTTGCTCTTATGTCGACGATGCTTCTTAAGGGGTAA
- a CDS encoding phosphoribosylamine--glycine ligase yields the protein MDKKKFLFVSLDGLIGDVAWQVQKEGHEAKYYIANEDNQDIADGFVPKTENWEQEVDWADVVVFDDVLGQGKRAQDLRRQGKPVIGGTEYTDRLEDDRAFGQEELKKHGINILPYRDFTSFSDAIHFVRETPSKYVIKPSGEAQNIKRMLFVGQDDDGKDVIQVLEAYRKVSTEDIKVFQLQRKVTGVEIAVGAFFNGTDFVYPININFEHKKLFPGHIGPSTGEMGTSMYWSGANKIFNSTLLKLGSKLREEGYVGYIDINCIVNASGIYPLEFTARFGYPTIFIQQEGIQMPVADFLHGLAAGELRTFKAKKGFQVGVRIVVPPYPFDDQDTFERYSNNAAILFKKHNYEGVHIEDIKNINGQWLVAGTSGVVLVVVGTGHTMKQAQNQAYNRMKNIMIPNMYYRTDIGDRWFEDSDRLHTWGYLREV from the coding sequence ATGGACAAGAAAAAGTTCCTGTTCGTTTCCCTTGACGGCCTGATTGGGGATGTCGCCTGGCAGGTGCAGAAAGAAGGTCATGAGGCCAAGTATTATATAGCCAATGAGGATAACCAGGATATCGCCGACGGGTTCGTGCCCAAGACCGAGAACTGGGAGCAGGAGGTGGACTGGGCGGATGTGGTCGTTTTTGATGACGTGCTGGGACAGGGAAAGAGAGCCCAGGATTTAAGAAGACAGGGAAAACCCGTTATCGGGGGTACCGAATACACAGACAGGCTTGAAGACGACCGCGCTTTCGGCCAGGAAGAGCTTAAAAAGCATGGCATAAACATACTCCCTTACCGTGATTTCACTTCTTTTAGTGATGCGATACATTTTGTGAGGGAGACCCCATCCAAATACGTTATAAAGCCCAGCGGCGAGGCGCAGAACATCAAAAGAATGCTTTTTGTAGGGCAGGACGACGACGGCAAGGACGTTATCCAGGTGCTCGAGGCGTATCGTAAGGTATCCACCGAGGACATAAAGGTCTTTCAGCTTCAGAGAAAGGTCACGGGTGTTGAAATAGCCGTGGGGGCTTTTTTTAACGGCACTGATTTCGTGTACCCGATCAACATAAATTTCGAGCATAAAAAGCTTTTCCCGGGGCATATCGGGCCGTCGACCGGGGAGATGGGAACCTCCATGTACTGGAGCGGCGCCAACAAGATCTTCAACTCCACCCTGCTCAAGCTCGGGTCCAAGCTCAGGGAAGAGGGATACGTAGGGTACATAGATATTAACTGTATAGTCAATGCCAGCGGTATTTACCCTCTTGAATTCACCGCCCGGTTCGGGTATCCTACCATATTCATACAGCAGGAAGGGATACAGATGCCTGTGGCGGATTTTCTTCACGGGTTGGCGGCAGGGGAACTCAGAACTTTCAAGGCCAAAAAAGGCTTTCAGGTGGGGGTGAGGATAGTCGTTCCGCCTTATCCCTTCGATGACCAGGACACTTTCGAAAGGTACTCGAACAACGCCGCGATACTCTTCAAGAAGCATAATTACGAAGGGGTGCATATAGAGGACATCAAGAATATAAACGGCCAGTGGCTCGTAGCCGGCACCTCGGGGGTCGTTCTTGTGGTGGTGGGTACGGGCCATACCATGAAACAGGCCCAGAACCAGGCCTATAACAGGATGAAGAACATCATGATCCCCAACATGTATTACAGGACGGATATAGGCGACAGGTGGTTCGAAGACAGTGACAGGCTGCATACCTGGGGCTATCTTAGAGAGGTCTGA
- a CDS encoding Hsp20 family protein: MALVPWRPKTDVWQPFREMENLQSEMNRLFDLTLGRWPARSTGLMEGAWSPTVDVFESKENVLVKADIPGMKKEDIDISVRGDVLTIKGEKKEETETKDRDHVKTERFYGSFNRGIALPSEVDESKVKAVYKDGVLEIVLPKKEEQKPKQISIDVQ, from the coding sequence ATGGCACTTGTACCTTGGAGACCGAAAACAGATGTCTGGCAACCTTTCAGGGAAATGGAGAACCTGCAAAGTGAGATGAACAGGCTATTTGACCTAACGCTCGGCAGGTGGCCCGCCAGAAGCACGGGGCTAATGGAAGGAGCGTGGAGCCCCACGGTGGACGTGTTCGAATCAAAGGAAAACGTCTTGGTCAAAGCGGACATACCGGGAATGAAAAAGGAAGATATCGATATTTCCGTGCGAGGGGATGTTCTTACTATCAAGGGTGAGAAGAAGGAGGAGACCGAGACAAAAGACAGGGACCATGTGAAGACAGAGAGATTCTACGGAAGTTTTAACCGCGGGATAGCTCTTCCTTCGGAAGTTGACGAGAGTAAAGTTAAGGCAGTTTACAAGGACGGGGTGCTCGAGATCGTGCTTCCCAAAAAGGAGGAGCAGAAACCCAAACAGATAAGTATCGATGTCCAGTAA
- a CDS encoding tetratricopeptide repeat protein gives MAGKKSTLILAAVFFLSLLLLSGTVFSLTVDDSIELYERGQREYQRGDYDEAIEYFDRIINEAPENALTQVSMYFLGKSYQNLGKTQKAETTFNRLIDKYRTGEWVTWAKKELGE, from the coding sequence ATGGCAGGGAAAAAAAGCACATTGATCCTGGCGGCAGTTTTTTTCTTAAGTCTTCTGCTTCTCAGCGGTACTGTCTTTTCGCTGACCGTAGATGACTCCATAGAGCTCTACGAACGCGGGCAGAGGGAATACCAGAGGGGCGATTATGATGAGGCCATCGAATATTTCGACAGGATCATAAATGAAGCCCCGGAAAACGCTTTAACGCAGGTTTCGATGTATTTTCTGGGAAAAAGTTACCAGAATCTGGGTAAAACCCAGAAAGCCGAAACCACCTTCAACCGCCTGATAGATAAATACAGGACAGGGGAATGGGTGACCTGGGCGAAGAAAGAACTCGGAGAATAA
- the ptsP gene encoding phosphoenolpyruvate--protein phosphotransferase gives MEEIIGVGKLKKREIIQTDPISPGYTIGKAFFYTDILTRNVFSYNVEKKQIEKEFGRIKQAFEIVSRDLHSMKELVEKHIGEKYADIFKVHKQLLKDETLLLDIEKELKRELVNAEHVVKNVFRKWANRFRMSESEMVRDKAEDMEDLGRRILRVLLGYEKNMLEKMPPDSIICASRLLPSDTVHIKGKNAKGIFVENGSRNSHSAILARNLGIPAVANPRQSIYSIEEGASLILDGEKGVAIVNPDQDDISFYESKMKDAQNREKEYITRSQEKAKTSDGKIINVYANIISRTDVTEALRHGCDGIGLFRIEQIYLESKVLPSEAKITSYLEKILKGHEKLKTTIRLLDVGGDKKIPGVEIEDELSTYLGMRGVRLLVKNRFLLETQLKALINMRKNYDIRTMIPMVTLPREVRMVREAAEDCRRELSKRSGRSIKPLKIGTMIETPAAIMNIEKIAGLSDFLSIGTNDLIQYMMAAGREDKNVAEYYEEGARLAMRHIKKIVKTAEKHNIECSICGEIAGDLRYTQRLISAGIRSLSVAPFLIPRVKNQIKKSSFQES, from the coding sequence ATAGAGGAGATAATTGGTGTGGGAAAATTGAAAAAAAGGGAAATAATACAGACAGATCCTATTTCACCGGGGTATACTATCGGGAAAGCTTTCTTTTACACGGATATCCTTACAAGGAACGTATTTTCCTATAATGTTGAGAAAAAACAGATCGAAAAGGAGTTCGGAAGGATAAAACAGGCTTTTGAAATAGTGTCCAGGGACCTTCATTCGATGAAGGAGCTGGTGGAAAAACACATTGGCGAAAAATACGCCGATATTTTCAAAGTACATAAGCAGCTTCTCAAGGATGAGACGCTTCTTCTGGACATAGAGAAAGAACTTAAAAGGGAACTGGTGAACGCCGAACACGTTGTTAAGAACGTGTTCAGGAAATGGGCAAACAGGTTCAGGATGTCCGAAAGCGAAATGGTCAGGGACAAGGCCGAAGATATGGAGGACCTGGGCAGGAGAATACTGCGCGTATTGCTGGGATACGAGAAGAACATGCTTGAGAAAATGCCTCCCGATAGTATAATCTGCGCCTCCAGGCTCTTGCCGTCGGATACTGTCCATATAAAGGGAAAGAACGCAAAGGGGATATTCGTAGAGAACGGAAGCCGCAATTCACACAGTGCGATACTTGCCAGGAATCTGGGAATACCCGCAGTAGCTAATCCCCGTCAATCGATCTATTCCATTGAAGAAGGCGCCTCGCTTATACTTGACGGAGAAAAGGGGGTAGCCATAGTGAATCCCGATCAAGATGATATCAGTTTCTACGAGTCGAAGATGAAGGACGCGCAGAACCGTGAAAAGGAATATATCACGAGATCCCAAGAGAAAGCCAAGACCAGTGACGGAAAGATAATAAACGTATACGCGAACATAATCTCCCGTACAGACGTGACCGAAGCGCTCAGACACGGCTGTGACGGGATCGGTCTTTTCAGGATAGAGCAGATCTATCTGGAAAGCAAAGTGCTGCCCAGTGAGGCCAAGATAACAAGTTATCTGGAAAAGATACTCAAAGGTCATGAAAAGCTAAAAACCACCATAAGACTTCTTGACGTTGGCGGTGATAAAAAGATCCCCGGGGTCGAGATAGAGGATGAACTCAGCACGTATCTCGGGATGCGCGGTGTAAGACTTCTTGTAAAGAACCGCTTTCTCCTCGAGACACAGCTCAAGGCCCTGATCAATATGCGCAAGAATTATGATATCAGAACGATGATACCGATGGTAACCCTTCCAAGAGAGGTGCGCATGGTCAGGGAGGCCGCCGAGGATTGCCGCAGGGAACTTTCCAAAAGGAGCGGACGCAGTATAAAACCCCTCAAGATCGGCACCATGATAGAGACCCCCGCTGCGATAATGAACATTGAAAAGATCGCCGGTCTTTCTGATTTTCTGAGCATCGGCACCAACGATCTTATCCAGTACATGATGGCTGCCGGAAGAGAGGACAAGAACGTCGCCGAATATTACGAAGAAGGCGCCAGGCTGGCAATGCGTCATATTAAAAAAATCGTCAAAACCGCCGAAAAACACAATATAGAGTGCAGCATATGCGGCGAGATCGCTGGAGACTTGAGGTATACGCAGAGGCTCATAAGTGCCGGCATACGCAGTCTGAGCGTGGCTCCATTCCTTATCCCCAGAGTCAAGAACCAGATCAAAAAAAGCTCCTTCCAGGAGTCTTGA
- a CDS encoding Hsp20 family protein codes for MSKKVLMGIIAVLAVALILQTGYLIGRGSAERKYKERISKLSRARDPRTPLVKRPTAGQPRSRRSSGSADYWDAWGPFEEMDRMQRVMNRMFNDSFGKASRIDSDSFGGVGARFDPAIDVKERGDAYVLIVDLPGVDKDTININAQPNSVTISGERSIETQQEDSTKGFYRAERSFGSFTRTVPLARRIKPDQVTAEANEGVLLINLPKEEGSVKGTGKGTSIRIQ; via the coding sequence ATGAGCAAAAAGGTGCTTATGGGCATAATAGCGGTCCTTGCGGTAGCTCTGATACTGCAGACGGGTTACCTCATAGGCCGAGGGAGTGCTGAACGTAAATACAAAGAGCGGATCTCAAAGTTATCAAGAGCAAGAGACCCCAGAACGCCTTTGGTGAAGCGGCCCACGGCAGGACAGCCCAGAAGCAGGCGGTCTTCTGGTTCGGCCGATTACTGGGATGCCTGGGGCCCGTTCGAAGAGATGGACAGGATGCAAAGAGTGATGAACAGGATGTTCAACGATTCTTTCGGCAAGGCATCCCGCATCGACAGTGATTCTTTCGGCGGGGTAGGTGCCAGGTTCGATCCTGCGATAGACGTCAAAGAGCGGGGAGACGCTTATGTCCTTATCGTTGACCTTCCCGGGGTTGACAAGGATACGATCAACATCAATGCCCAGCCCAACTCTGTGACCATCTCAGGCGAGAGGTCCATTGAAACCCAACAAGAGGATTCCACAAAAGGTTTCTACAGGGCCGAAAGAAGTTTCGGTTCTTTTACCAGGACCGTACCTCTTGCTCGGAGGATAAAACCCGATCAGGTGACAGCCGAGGCAAATGAAGGTGTTCTCCTGATCAATCTTCCCAAGGAAGAGGGTTCGGTAAAGGGCACCGGCAAAGGAACATCGATACGGATCCAGTAG
- a CDS encoding methyltransferase domain-containing protein, with the protein MEDLFDEHYLEYDKWYERNKNAYLSELEAIRKIIPRQGRGLEIGVGSGRFAAALGIDIGVDPSEKMIEIAGERGVETYKASGEKLPFNDSDFDYVAIIVTLCFVKDPRRVIQEASRVLKPGGSIVIGIIDKDSFLGKFYGEKSSIFYDRATFYGVDEVTRLLSESGFSRFSCYQTVFEMPDKLKSVDKPRKGHGRGGFVCIGGRKQ; encoded by the coding sequence ATGGAAGATCTTTTTGACGAACATTATCTCGAATACGACAAGTGGTATGAACGAAACAAAAACGCCTATCTTTCGGAGCTGGAAGCCATCAGGAAAATCATCCCGCGCCAGGGACGCGGGCTGGAGATCGGGGTAGGCTCGGGCAGATTCGCGGCAGCTCTGGGAATCGACATCGGGGTCGACCCTTCCGAGAAGATGATCGAGATTGCCGGGGAACGGGGAGTTGAGACTTACAAAGCCTCTGGGGAAAAGCTTCCATTCAATGACTCGGACTTTGATTATGTAGCGATAATCGTAACTCTTTGTTTCGTGAAAGATCCGCGGCGGGTTATCCAAGAAGCATCCCGGGTCTTGAAGCCCGGTGGAAGCATCGTAATCGGGATAATAGACAAGGACAGTTTTCTAGGTAAATTTTACGGGGAAAAATCCAGCATATTCTACGACCGCGCTACTTTTTACGGTGTGGATGAAGTGACGCGGCTGCTCAGCGAGTCCGGATTCTCGCGGTTTTCCTGTTATCAGACCGTATTCGAAATGCCCGACAAATTGAAAAGTGTCGATAAGCCCCGCAAGGGCCACGGCAGGGGTGGCTTTGTCTGTATAGGTGGCCGGAAACAATAG
- the sbtM gene encoding selenobiotic family peptide radical SAM maturase yields MVMNKEHIKEKYPVCASFLGDEVLVDLVSDPDGEGDLSGNLAELASSGKFKRYIPQLAELEEAYYRVSRSDVAFPERVEDYRINPTAEIVRSSWKLTECVSAETGEVTGEPEKGEEWILLWKDPLEGTTTVKKADKGELLSVKIVAEGIDLKEAAREAGMYPGRIRSLLLDSAEKGILLRPESLLCRRIASGNDKQSLQKADTFTLQWHLTNVCDLRCRHCYDRTDRSPLSLEDAKRILADMDRFCGKNRVSGHVCFTGGNPFMYPHFHRVYAEAAERGFSTSILGNPVGEDELVKLNSVQVPEYFQVSLEGLEEHNDYMRGDGHFLRTLQFLDLLGRTGISSAVMLTLTADNINQVLQLAEELRDKTDYFTFNRLSQVGEGARIKLPGREEYMSFLRDYVRASEENPIMGFKDNLINIVLDEGTSGQFDGCTGYGCGAAFNFITVLPDGEAHACRKFPSPVGNVLQAGMDEVYRSSSAEKYRRGPEACSDCRLALLCRGCMASTYSFGMDVSKDRDPFCTMVP; encoded by the coding sequence ATGGTAATGAACAAAGAACATATAAAAGAAAAATATCCGGTATGCGCTTCTTTTCTCGGGGACGAGGTATTAGTTGATCTAGTGTCCGATCCGGACGGGGAAGGTGATCTCTCTGGCAATCTCGCGGAGCTTGCCTCTTCGGGTAAGTTCAAGCGATACATTCCCCAGCTCGCGGAGCTGGAAGAAGCTTATTACAGGGTGAGCCGTTCGGATGTTGCCTTTCCCGAACGGGTTGAGGATTATCGTATAAACCCCACCGCCGAAATAGTGAGGTCATCCTGGAAATTGACCGAATGCGTCTCTGCGGAAACGGGAGAAGTTACCGGTGAACCTGAAAAAGGCGAAGAATGGATCCTTCTGTGGAAAGATCCCCTGGAAGGCACGACCACGGTCAAGAAGGCCGATAAGGGGGAACTGCTCTCGGTGAAGATAGTTGCTGAAGGTATCGATCTCAAAGAAGCGGCCAGAGAGGCGGGGATGTACCCGGGCAGGATCAGGTCCCTCCTGCTGGACTCCGCCGAAAAAGGCATATTGCTCCGGCCGGAGAGTCTGTTATGCCGGAGGATAGCTTCTGGTAATGATAAACAGAGCCTGCAGAAAGCCGATACTTTCACGCTTCAGTGGCACCTGACCAACGTCTGCGATCTGAGGTGCAGGCACTGTTATGACCGGACCGACAGGTCGCCTTTAAGCCTTGAGGACGCGAAAAGGATACTTGCAGATATGGATCGGTTCTGCGGAAAGAACCGCGTTTCGGGGCATGTATGCTTTACGGGGGGTAACCCCTTCATGTACCCGCATTTTCACCGGGTGTACGCCGAAGCCGCCGAAAGGGGGTTTTCGACCTCTATACTCGGTAATCCTGTGGGCGAGGATGAACTTGTAAAGCTTAACAGCGTTCAAGTGCCGGAATACTTCCAGGTAAGCCTTGAAGGCCTTGAAGAACATAACGATTATATGCGCGGAGACGGCCATTTCTTAAGGACGCTACAGTTCCTTGATCTTCTGGGGCGGACCGGGATATCCAGCGCGGTCATGCTCACCCTGACGGCTGATAACATAAATCAGGTGCTCCAGCTGGCGGAAGAACTCAGGGATAAGACGGATTATTTTACTTTCAACAGGCTTTCGCAGGTGGGTGAAGGAGCCCGGATAAAGCTGCCCGGGCGCGAGGAATACATGAGCTTTCTCAGGGATTACGTGAGAGCTTCCGAGGAGAACCCCATAATGGGATTCAAGGATAACCTCATAAACATAGTGCTCGATGAAGGAACCTCCGGGCAGTTCGACGGCTGTACCGGTTACGGCTGCGGAGCGGCTTTCAACTTTATTACCGTCCTTCCCGACGGGGAGGCCCACGCCTGCAGGAAATTCCCCTCGCCCGTAGGTAACGTGCTGCAGGCCGGGATGGACGAGGTTTACCGTTCCTCTTCCGCGGAAAAATACCGCAGGGGCCCGGAAGCATGTTCCGACTGCCGCCTGGCGCTCCTGTGCAGGGGATGCATGGCGAGCACTTACAGCTTTGGAATGGATGTATCGAAAGACCGGGACCCTTTCTGTACGATGGTCCCTTGA
- a CDS encoding OsmC family peroxiredoxin has translation MPKEYVFRTGLRWSGAKKGTLSSQGKLNIGVATPPEFNGEEGYWSPEELLISAVDSCIMTTFLHYAEKKKVGLDSYQSEAEGVLKMVEGRLMFSRIKVRSRITVGSEEDIDKVKDLMRSAEKNCLISNSMRSQVEILPQVMIGVSNGRSGQEAG, from the coding sequence ATGCCCAAGGAATACGTTTTTAGAACAGGGCTCAGGTGGAGCGGCGCGAAAAAAGGTACGCTTTCATCTCAGGGCAAGCTGAACATAGGTGTTGCGACGCCGCCCGAATTCAACGGGGAGGAAGGTTACTGGAGCCCGGAGGAGCTTCTTATCAGCGCGGTCGATTCCTGTATAATGACCACTTTCCTTCATTACGCGGAAAAGAAAAAAGTGGGATTAGATTCATATCAGAGCGAAGCCGAGGGTGTCCTGAAAATGGTGGAGGGCCGTTTAATGTTCTCAAGGATAAAAGTGCGCTCCAGGATAACGGTCGGTTCTGAAGAAGATATAGATAAGGTCAAAGATCTCATGCGTTCGGCGGAGAAGAATTGTCTTATCTCCAATTCGATGAGGTCACAGGTCGAAATCCTGCCGCAGGTGATGATAGGTGTCTCCAATGGCCGGTCCGGTCAGGAAGCGGGATAA
- a CDS encoding Hsp20 family protein → MRDVRKLILTILVIPLFVFGSLSLDVFAVDEPVASKPEKGDITGYSNEEDQWSDPWGDWGTEFYYPRSIFRRMLNEFGPPPRLREHDFMPSMDVIQTKDEYVIQMDLPGMEKDEINVQVKDDILTVSGTREDKWSFMDEKKGTYLRRTSRKYGHFSKIIKLPEGITAKDINASYDNGVLEIVVKYKKKIEEKTKQIKIE, encoded by the coding sequence ATGAGAGATGTCAGAAAACTTATTTTAACTATTCTCGTGATACCGCTTTTCGTTTTCGGTTCATTGTCTCTGGATGTTTTTGCGGTCGATGAACCGGTGGCTTCTAAGCCTGAAAAGGGTGATATCACGGGGTATTCGAACGAAGAGGACCAGTGGAGCGATCCTTGGGGCGACTGGGGTACCGAATTTTATTACCCCAGAAGCATTTTCCGCAGGATGTTGAACGAGTTTGGGCCTCCGCCCAGACTGCGCGAACACGATTTCATGCCGAGCATGGACGTGATCCAAACAAAGGACGAATATGTCATACAGATGGACCTGCCCGGCATGGAAAAGGACGAGATAAACGTACAGGTGAAGGACGATATATTGACCGTGAGCGGTACCAGGGAAGATAAATGGTCCTTTATGGATGAAAAAAAAGGCACTTATCTCAGGAGGACTTCGAGAAAATACGGCCATTTTTCCAAGATCATCAAACTCCCCGAAGGGATAACCGCCAAGGACATAAATGCCAGTTATGATAACGGTGTTCTTGAGATAGTCGTCAAGTACAAGAAAAAAATAGAGGAAAAGACGAAACAGATCAAGATCGAGTAA
- a CDS encoding Hsp20 family protein: MSSNGIYHVGTQRRCGMTNASYEDMVIIPVVNIKENGKAVTIEAEMTGLSKEDISLDLQGDELTLKGEKSDCQVPKGYIAVYRERCPFKYSRTFILGDEVQREGITAKYENGILRVIIPKVEKEHPRKIEITD, translated from the coding sequence ATGTCCAGTAACGGGATTTATCATGTTGGAACGCAAAGGAGGTGCGGCATGACCAACGCTTCTTATGAGGACATGGTGATTATACCCGTGGTAAATATCAAGGAGAACGGGAAAGCGGTGACCATCGAAGCTGAGATGACCGGGCTTTCCAAAGAAGATATATCCTTGGATCTCCAGGGGGATGAACTCACGTTAAAGGGCGAGAAGAGTGACTGTCAGGTACCCAAAGGGTATATCGCGGTCTACAGGGAAAGATGCCCTTTCAAATATTCCCGTACGTTCATTCTCGGTGATGAAGTGCAAAGAGAAGGTATAACCGCAAAATACGAGAACGGCATATTGAGAGTTATTATTCCCAAAGTCGAGAAAGAACACCCCAGGAAGATCGAGATAACCGATTGA